A single window of Methanoregula sp. DNA harbors:
- a CDS encoding V-type ATP synthase subunit I, which translates to MLHPKRMSHLVIVCSKTLMDDVIKELYSHNVFHIQEFVEREGDEYRGVTIGKPFPQASEASSQLIRIRSIENTFNVRSGDVVPKKRVPVQQLKKTIDTNLAAIGNEVEQLLAKKSACDTAVKDLLQRINELRPFISLPLNLEMYSGYGNLAVFTGKISKKPDFGVENETYFSQTKEGSYIAVFVPVVHSGQVQQTLTEANFMAIPIPKGEGSPQEIINSCLGQIDAQKQEIARIQERIETIKKEQVEFLAACEELLTADVEQAEAPLRFAITGEAFIVEGWVPAEEVERLKSGMALATESRAFVTEIHEDGDHHHAPVEYHNPPFAQPTELLIDTHSRPRYDEIDPTLVVSIVFPLFFGIILGDIGYGALLLVVSMGLRRFLHGDGVTRLLNIMRNASISSIFFGVLFSEFFGFALPWNSMLPSRHLNIGTHATGHGPAVTELLVFAVWIGIVQITLGRILSAANHYHHREMRGVAAAAGWIAAMWGILLLIWSMSAMPLMPSFVGLPPVFMGLSAPALAGAVMVVLGLVGIAGENPLELIEIPSIISNTMSYARLVAVGLSSVAIAMVVNFIAIGMLIEPQFENLTIIGVLMIIMGIAVLIGGHLLNTALGLIGSGLHSLRLQYVEFFTKFYKGGGEKYHPFGLKRRFTED; encoded by the coding sequence ATGTTACATCCTAAGAGGATGAGCCACCTCGTGATTGTGTGCTCCAAGACCTTGATGGATGATGTTATAAAAGAGCTCTATTCTCACAATGTATTTCATATACAGGAGTTTGTTGAGAGAGAGGGAGATGAGTACCGCGGTGTAACGATCGGAAAACCGTTCCCACAGGCAAGTGAAGCGTCATCACAGCTGATCAGGATCCGGTCCATTGAGAACACGTTCAATGTAAGGTCCGGGGATGTTGTCCCGAAAAAAAGGGTACCGGTACAGCAGCTCAAAAAAACTATTGATACAAACCTTGCTGCGATCGGGAACGAGGTGGAACAGCTTCTCGCAAAAAAGTCAGCTTGCGATACGGCAGTAAAAGACCTTTTACAAAGGATCAACGAGCTCAGGCCGTTTATCTCATTGCCACTTAATCTTGAGATGTACAGCGGGTATGGTAACCTTGCCGTGTTTACCGGCAAAATCTCAAAAAAACCTGATTTTGGAGTGGAGAACGAGACCTATTTTTCACAGACCAAGGAAGGGAGTTACATCGCTGTTTTTGTACCTGTGGTACACAGCGGTCAGGTTCAGCAGACCCTGACGGAAGCAAACTTTATGGCAATCCCGATCCCAAAGGGCGAGGGATCCCCCCAGGAGATCATAAACAGCTGCTTAGGGCAGATCGACGCTCAAAAACAGGAGATTGCCCGGATCCAGGAACGCATCGAAACGATCAAAAAGGAGCAGGTCGAATTCCTCGCAGCCTGCGAGGAACTGCTCACCGCAGATGTCGAACAGGCGGAGGCACCGTTGCGGTTTGCGATAACCGGCGAAGCGTTCATCGTTGAAGGTTGGGTACCGGCTGAAGAGGTAGAGCGTCTCAAATCCGGGATGGCTCTTGCAACAGAAAGCCGGGCATTTGTGACCGAGATCCACGAAGATGGTGATCATCACCACGCGCCGGTCGAGTATCACAACCCGCCCTTTGCACAACCGACCGAACTTTTGATCGATACCCATTCACGCCCCCGGTATGATGAAATTGACCCGACGCTCGTCGTCTCGATCGTCTTCCCCCTTTTCTTTGGTATTATTCTTGGCGACATCGGGTACGGGGCACTCCTGCTGGTCGTGTCAATGGGGCTGAGGAGGTTCCTGCATGGGGATGGGGTCACCCGTCTTCTGAACATCATGAGAAATGCCAGCATCTCAAGTATCTTCTTTGGCGTTCTTTTCAGCGAATTCTTCGGGTTTGCCCTTCCATGGAATTCAATGCTTCCCAGCAGGCACTTGAATATCGGCACCCATGCGACGGGGCATGGACCTGCAGTGACAGAACTTCTTGTCTTTGCAGTATGGATCGGCATTGTCCAGATTACACTTGGCAGGATCCTGAGCGCAGCAAACCATTACCATCACCGCGAGATGAGGGGGGTGGCAGCAGCTGCAGGCTGGATTGCAGCCATGTGGGGAATCCTGCTGCTCATATGGTCTATGAGCGCGATGCCCCTGATGCCAAGCTTTGTAGGCCTTCCACCGGTTTTTATGGGATTGAGTGCACCTGCACTTGCCGGTGCTGTGATGGTTGTCCTCGGGCTTGTGGGAATTGCCGGTGAGAATCCGCTTGAACTGATAGAGATCCCCTCGATTATCAGTAACACGATGTCATATGCACGTCTGGTGGCTGTAGGGCTCTCTTCTGTGGCTATCGCGATGGTAGTGAACTTTATTGCCATCGGGATGTTGATTGAACCTCAGTTTGAAAATCTGACCATTATCGGTGTATTGATGATTATTATGGGGATAGCTGTCCTGATTGGCGGTCACCTGCTGAACACGGCTCTCGGGTTGATCGGCAGCGGACTGCATTCCCTGAGGTTACAGTATGTTGAATTCTTCACCAAATTTTACAAGGGTGGAGGCGAGAAGTATCATCCATTCGGATTAAAAAGAAGATTTACGGAGGATTAA
- a CDS encoding V-type ATP synthase subunit E family protein, with product MGLEAVIDDIRQKGRSEAEGIREETRKEVASILSAAQKRVEGIKIAADEDAEKQTAHIMEQEVSAAQLIVKRDLLNTQKQLLDQVYASALAELAALPESFHQEAIKKLLATVHREIETGTIYCCARDKNALKEILGKDSAYKGYKLGNAVDIEGGIIVESSDSELQIDYSYRTFLDKVWESGLKDASDILFG from the coding sequence ATGGGACTGGAAGCCGTCATCGATGATATAAGGCAGAAAGGGCGCAGTGAGGCGGAGGGGATCAGGGAAGAGACCAGAAAGGAGGTCGCTTCAATCCTTTCCGCTGCACAGAAACGTGTAGAAGGGATCAAGATAGCCGCCGATGAGGACGCGGAAAAACAGACTGCCCACATCATGGAGCAGGAGGTCTCCGCTGCCCAGCTTATCGTCAAAAGGGACCTGTTAAATACCCAAAAACAGCTCCTTGACCAGGTGTATGCATCTGCCCTTGCCGAACTGGCTGCTCTGCCCGAGAGCTTCCACCAGGAAGCGATTAAAAAACTCCTCGCTACAGTGCACAGGGAGATTGAAACGGGAACCATCTATTGCTGTGCCCGGGACAAAAATGCATTAAAGGAAATTCTTGGAAAAGACAGTGCCTACAAGGGATACAAACTCGGGAACGCGGTTGATATCGAGGGCGGGATCATTGTCGAGAGTTCCGACAGCGAGCTGCAGATTGATTACAGTTACCGCACATTTCTGGACAAGGTGTGGGAATCAGGGCTCAAAGATGCGTCAGATATTCTGTTTGGATAA
- a CDS encoding V-type ATP synthase subunit B has translation MKEYRTINKIAGPLLFVEKTEPIGYGELVNIVLFDGSIKRGQVLDTSDNLVVVQVFETTAGIGRDSGVRFTGETIKMPVGKDMLGRILSGGGKPIDGGPEIVPEKRLDITGAAINPYARGSPNEFIQTGISTIDGTNTLVRGQKLPIFSGAGLPHNTIALQIARQAKVLGGKGEFAVVFAAMGITKEEANYFMQDFERTGALERAVVFLNLADDPAVERIITPRLALTTAEYLAFDLNMHVLVILTDMTNYCEALRQIGAAREEVPGRRGYPGYMYTDLASIYERAGIIKSKKGSITQFPILTMPGDDITHPIPDLTGYITEGQIVVSRELHRKGIYPPINVLPSLSRLMNLGIGAKHTREDHKKVSDQLYAAYAEGNDLRGLVAIVGKDALSERDRGFLEFADLFEGRFVRQRIDEDRTIFNTLDLGWDLLSTLPVEQLVRIDRDLINKYHPKFRDAPKAK, from the coding sequence ATGAAGGAATACAGGACGATCAACAAGATTGCCGGGCCGTTGCTCTTTGTTGAAAAGACAGAACCCATCGGCTACGGGGAGCTCGTCAATATCGTGCTCTTTGATGGTTCCATCAAGCGCGGTCAGGTGCTGGATACGAGTGATAACCTCGTGGTCGTGCAGGTATTCGAGACAACCGCAGGTATCGGCAGGGACAGCGGTGTCCGGTTCACCGGCGAGACCATCAAGATGCCGGTCGGAAAGGACATGCTGGGACGTATCCTGTCCGGAGGTGGTAAACCAATCGATGGCGGTCCCGAGATTGTGCCCGAAAAGCGGCTCGATATTACAGGCGCAGCGATCAATCCGTACGCCCGGGGCTCGCCTAACGAGTTCATCCAGACCGGTATCTCTACAATTGACGGCACCAACACGCTTGTCAGGGGCCAGAAGCTCCCGATCTTTTCGGGCGCAGGCCTGCCGCACAACACGATTGCACTCCAGATTGCCCGTCAGGCGAAAGTGCTGGGTGGCAAGGGTGAGTTTGCCGTCGTGTTTGCAGCGATGGGTATCACGAAGGAAGAGGCCAACTATTTCATGCAGGACTTCGAGCGCACCGGTGCACTCGAGCGTGCTGTTGTGTTCCTCAACCTTGCGGATGACCCGGCCGTTGAGCGTATCATCACGCCCCGGCTGGCGCTTACAACCGCTGAGTACCTCGCGTTTGACCTTAACATGCACGTGCTGGTCATCTTAACCGACATGACCAACTACTGCGAGGCGCTGCGCCAGATCGGTGCTGCCCGTGAAGAGGTTCCGGGCCGGCGCGGGTACCCGGGTTACATGTATACCGATCTTGCATCTATCTACGAGCGGGCCGGCATCATCAAGAGCAAGAAAGGGTCAATCACGCAGTTCCCGATCTTAACCATGCCCGGTGACGATATCACTCACCCGATCCCCGACCTTACCGGGTACATCACCGAAGGGCAGATCGTGGTCTCGCGTGAGCTGCACCGGAAGGGCATCTATCCACCCATCAACGTTCTGCCATCACTCTCTCGGTTAATGAACCTTGGTATTGGCGCTAAGCACACGAGGGAAGACCACAAGAAGGTTTCCGACCAGCTCTACGCCGCGTACGCGGAAGGCAACGACCTGCGCGGGCTGGTTGCCATTGTCGGCAAAGATGCGCTTTCCGAACGTGATAGGGGATTTCTGGAGTTTGCGGACCTGTTCGAAGGCCGGTTTGTGCGGCAGAGAATTGATGAAGACCGGACTATCTTCAACACCCTTGACCTCGGCTGGGATCTCCTCTCGACGCTGCCGGTCGAGCAACTGGTTCGTATCGACCGCGACCTGATCAACAAGTACCACCCGAAATTCAGGGACGCCCCGAAGGCGAAGTGA
- a CDS encoding ATPase yields MKIEVLKEIKKTEEEFRLMISEAQADRKHMIPHAELEADNMVIKAQREAQDYKQKRLDDAREKAAQKSAETRREGEMRAGALRQKGDKNLKKAVIFLVSRFKEQLHVTS; encoded by the coding sequence ATGAAAATTGAGGTACTGAAAGAGATCAAGAAGACAGAAGAGGAATTCCGGCTGATGATCAGTGAGGCTCAGGCTGACAGGAAGCATATGATACCTCATGCCGAACTTGAAGCCGATAATATGGTCATCAAGGCACAGAGAGAAGCGCAGGACTACAAACAGAAGCGACTCGACGATGCCCGGGAAAAGGCAGCACAGAAAAGCGCCGAAACCCGCAGGGAAGGGGAGATGCGTGCCGGAGCACTGCGGCAGAAGGGTGACAAAAATCTTAAAAAAGCTGTAATTTTTCTGGTCTCACGATTCAAGGAGCAACTTCATGTTACATCCTAA
- a CDS encoding V-type ATP synthase subunit C encodes MIELTGGPAPYIYVCTRLRVRKSMLLPREEYLRMLNMSLPEITRVIEETTYKPEIDELGNSFSGIDLIEVALSWNLAKEYQNILAITPGSLQKFTRGYLNRWDIQNVLTILRGKQQGIKAGKIKEVLIPAGTLDRKTLDSMLAEGSIDKIVESLKGHPLYPVLMKNYQEAVQEGSFAHMENELYKQFYAELIAQAESGIKGGNLFLDYIRLDIDIKNIKNLFRLRANAFKEDAGDMMIPGGSFSIDELSRLNTLESQGEFIDALKARIKRQSLLQTVLDELRSEHTSSQIEVRLTRVQLAQMERMSKLNPFSVHPILTYLEKKKYEVFNLRAIARGKESRLPAERISEYLVI; translated from the coding sequence ATGATCGAGTTGACAGGAGGTCCGGCCCCCTATATCTACGTATGTACCCGCCTTCGTGTGAGGAAGTCCATGCTCCTCCCTCGTGAGGAGTACTTACGGATGCTGAACATGAGCCTCCCTGAGATCACCCGTGTCATCGAGGAGACCACATACAAGCCGGAGATTGATGAGCTTGGCAATTCATTTTCAGGAATCGACTTAATTGAAGTAGCTCTCAGCTGGAACCTCGCCAAGGAATATCAGAATATCCTTGCGATCACCCCGGGGAGTTTACAGAAATTTACACGGGGCTACCTTAACCGCTGGGATATCCAGAATGTGCTCACTATCCTCCGCGGGAAGCAGCAGGGAATAAAAGCCGGTAAAATCAAGGAGGTGCTGATACCTGCGGGTACGCTTGACAGGAAGACACTTGACAGTATGCTTGCAGAGGGGTCCATTGACAAGATTGTTGAATCGTTAAAAGGACATCCCCTGTATCCGGTGCTCATGAAAAATTATCAGGAGGCGGTTCAAGAAGGATCGTTTGCACATATGGAAAACGAGCTCTATAAGCAGTTCTATGCAGAGCTGATTGCCCAAGCTGAGAGCGGGATCAAAGGAGGGAACCTGTTCTTGGATTATATCCGGCTGGATATTGATATCAAAAATATCAAGAATCTATTCCGGCTCCGTGCGAATGCGTTTAAAGAGGATGCGGGCGACATGATGATCCCCGGGGGGTCGTTTTCCATTGACGAGCTCTCCAGACTCAACACACTTGAATCTCAGGGTGAATTTATTGATGCTCTCAAAGCCCGTATCAAACGCCAGTCGCTGCTCCAGACCGTTCTCGATGAGCTGAGGAGCGAACATACATCCAGCCAGATTGAGGTCAGGCTTACACGGGTGCAGCTCGCACAGATGGAGCGGATGTCAAAACTCAACCCATTCTCCGTTCACCCCATCCTCACGTATCTTGAGAAAAAGAAATACGAGGTGTTCAACCTGCGTGCGATTGCCCGCGGGAAAGAGTCCAGACTCCCTGCCGAGCGGATATCGGAATACCTGGTGATCTGA
- a CDS encoding V-type ATP synthase subunit F, with translation MEIAVIGNGEFILGFRLAGIRKTYAAESDEKLVEYINNALHDASVGILVVKSSDMERIPRRLRSTLENSVKPTVITIGAEEGGLSMRDRIKRSVGVDLWK, from the coding sequence ATGGAGATTGCGGTGATCGGCAACGGGGAGTTCATCCTCGGTTTCCGGCTTGCAGGAATAAGGAAGACCTATGCAGCGGAAAGCGATGAGAAACTTGTAGAGTACATTAACAATGCATTGCATGATGCCTCTGTCGGCATTCTTGTCGTAAAAAGCAGTGATATGGAGCGGATCCCCCGCAGGCTCCGCTCCACCCTTGAGAACTCAGTGAAGCCGACTGTGATCACTATCGGCGCTGAAGAGGGGGGTTTGTCGATGAGAGACAGAATCAAGAGATCGGTGGGTGTTGATCTGTGGAAGTGA
- a CDS encoding ATP synthase subunit A, whose product MEVKSKKPKETKQGILKRIAGPVVTAVNLDAHMYDVVKVGNEALMGEVIKINGEDIIIQVYEDTSGIRPGEPVENTGLSLAIELGPGLLTSIYDGIQRPLSVLVDKMGDFIQRGVSASGLSHDKKWAFKPLVKAGDKVQGGSILGEVQETNIVHKVMLPPNAKPGTVKTIKSGEFTVEETICVLDDNREFPMMQRWPVRVPRPVKEKMNPEIPLITGQRILDGLFPIAKGGTAAIPGPFGSGKTVTQQQLAKWSDAEIVVYIGCGERGNEMTEVLTEFPHLEDPKTGKPLMERTVLIANTSNMPVAAREASVYTGITIAEYFRDMGYDVSLMADSTSRWAEAMREISSRLEEMPGEEGYPAYLAARLSEFYERAGLVKTLSGGDGSVSVIGAVSPPGGDFSEPVTQGTLRIVKVFWALDAKLSQRRHFPSINWLNSYSLYLDSLNDWYDKEVSPEWNKLRSWAMEVLQKEAELQEIVQLVGSDALPEAEQITIEVARMIREVFLQQNAYDAVDTFCSMKKQYDMMKAIRLYSDLAYAAQAAGVSPIHINAVKSKNELPQIKFIKDYKPVLDKIAKDMDSEFNALRSAS is encoded by the coding sequence GTGGAAGTGAAGAGCAAGAAACCAAAAGAGACAAAACAGGGAATTCTCAAACGAATCGCCGGCCCAGTCGTCACGGCAGTCAACCTTGACGCCCACATGTACGATGTGGTAAAGGTCGGCAACGAAGCGCTGATGGGAGAAGTCATCAAGATCAACGGGGAAGACATAATTATCCAAGTTTATGAGGATACATCGGGCATCAGGCCTGGCGAACCGGTAGAAAATACCGGGCTCTCACTTGCTATCGAGCTTGGGCCGGGGCTGCTGACCAGCATTTATGATGGTATCCAGCGCCCGCTCTCGGTGCTCGTGGACAAGATGGGCGACTTTATCCAGCGCGGCGTGTCGGCATCCGGGTTGTCCCATGACAAGAAGTGGGCATTCAAGCCACTTGTTAAAGCCGGCGACAAAGTGCAGGGCGGATCGATCCTTGGCGAGGTGCAGGAGACCAACATCGTCCACAAGGTCATGCTCCCGCCAAATGCAAAGCCCGGCACGGTAAAAACAATCAAGAGCGGAGAATTCACGGTCGAAGAGACTATATGCGTCCTTGATGACAACCGCGAGTTCCCGATGATGCAGCGCTGGCCGGTCAGGGTGCCCCGCCCTGTGAAAGAAAAGATGAACCCGGAGATCCCGCTGATCACAGGGCAGCGGATTCTCGATGGTCTGTTCCCGATTGCCAAGGGCGGAACTGCCGCGATCCCTGGTCCGTTCGGGAGCGGCAAGACGGTCACCCAGCAGCAGCTTGCTAAGTGGTCGGATGCCGAGATCGTCGTCTACATCGGCTGCGGGGAACGCGGAAACGAGATGACAGAGGTGCTGACAGAGTTCCCGCATCTCGAGGACCCCAAGACCGGAAAACCGCTCATGGAAAGGACGGTCCTTATTGCCAACACGTCCAACATGCCGGTCGCCGCCCGCGAAGCGTCAGTCTATACCGGTATCACGATCGCAGAGTACTTCCGCGATATGGGCTACGATGTCTCGCTGATGGCAGATTCGACCTCGCGCTGGGCGGAAGCGATGCGTGAGATCTCCAGCCGTCTCGAAGAGATGCCGGGTGAAGAAGGGTATCCCGCCTATCTTGCAGCCCGCCTCTCGGAGTTCTACGAACGGGCAGGGCTTGTCAAGACGCTCTCCGGCGGCGACGGGTCGGTCTCGGTCATCGGTGCCGTATCCCCTCCGGGTGGTGACTTCTCGGAGCCGGTCACACAAGGGACGCTGCGTATCGTGAAAGTCTTCTGGGCGCTTGACGCCAAGCTCTCACAGCGGCGGCATTTCCCGTCAATCAACTGGCTCAATTCATACTCCCTTTATCTCGACAGTCTCAATGACTGGTACGACAAGGAGGTCTCTCCAGAGTGGAACAAGCTCCGCTCGTGGGCGATGGAAGTACTCCAGAAAGAGGCGGAACTGCAGGAGATCGTCCAACTGGTTGGCTCCGATGCGCTACCCGAGGCTGAGCAGATCACAATCGAAGTGGCCCGCATGATCCGGGAAGTATTCCTGCAGCAGAACGCCTACGATGCAGTCGATACGTTCTGCAGCATGAAGAAGCAGTACGACATGATGAAGGCGATCCGCCTGTATTCAGATCTTGCCTACGCAGCACAGGCAGCCGGGGTTTCCCCGATCCATATCAATGCTGTGAAGTCCAAGAACGAATTGCCTCAGATCAAGTTCATCAAGGACTATAAACCAGTGCTCGATAAGATTGCAAAGGATATGGACTCAGAATTCAATGCACTGAGGTCGGCATCATGA
- a CDS encoding ATPase, with protein sequence MAVEETTVAVATAGMTVEMIKASQLGMRAIAAAMAVGLTGVAAAIAEYGIGSAAVGATAENKDVFGLVLLLTVIPETIVIFGLVVALLLLF encoded by the coding sequence ATGGCAGTAGAAGAAACAACCGTTGCAGTTGCAACAGCAGGAATGACAGTTGAAATGATCAAGGCATCGCAGCTGGGAATGAGGGCGATCGCTGCCGCTATGGCAGTCGGGCTCACAGGTGTTGCTGCAGCAATTGCCGAGTACGGTATCGGATCTGCAGCAGTCGGTGCAACAGCAGAGAACAAGGACGTATTCGGTCTTGTGCTGCTGCTTACAGTCATTCCGGAAACAATTGTCATCTTTGGTCTTGTGGTTGCATTACTGCTTCTGTTCTAA